A section of the Melopsittacus undulatus isolate bMelUnd1 chromosome 3, bMelUnd1.mat.Z, whole genome shotgun sequence genome encodes:
- the INSM1 gene encoding insulinoma-associated protein 1: MPRGFLVKRSRRPAPASYRARCCREPAGEPPPPPGRPPPVPCGTPDAAGQALSSPTRPVSRDTFLERGFSLGSPVSAESFPAPAVPVTMDPLLLAPAELKLWAAAAGPAEPPAAGPGAAPAAPAAPPAAAARPQPSKRPPSAAEPGRQKGPAGKKAKAIRKLTFEDEVTTSPVLGLRIKEGPVEAPARARSGCARPLGEFICQLCKEEYGDPFALAQHRCSRIVRVEYRCPECDKVFSCPANLASHRRWHKPRPPAAKSGPEPGRAPPEEPPKEPGAGSGSERDTPSPGGGSEAGSEEGLFECPRCAKRFRRQAYLRKHLLGHQPPEPAAEEPPAPPPAECRLCPVCGETFPSKSSQERHLRLLHAAQVFPCKYCPATFYSSPGLTRHINKCHPSENRQVILLQVPLRPAC, encoded by the coding sequence ATGCCGCGGGGCTTCCTGGTGAAGCGCAGCCGCCGGCCCGCCCCCGCCTCGTACCGGGCGCGCTGCTGCCGTGAGCCCGCGggggagccgccgccgccgccgggccgGCCCCCGCCGGTGCCGTGCGGGACACCCGATGCCGCGGGGCAGGCGCTGTCCAGCCCCACGCGGCCCGTCAGCAGGGACACGTTCCTGGAGCGCGGCTTCAGCCTCGGCTCGCCCGTCTCGGCCGAGTCCTTCCCGGCGCCGGCCGTGCCCGTCACTATGGACCCGCTGCTCCTGGCACCGGCGGAGCTCAAGCTCTGGGCCGCTGCCGCCGGCCCCGCCGAGCCGCCCGCTGCGGGTCCCGGTGCAGCCCCCGCGGCCCCGGCCGCGCCgcccgctgccgccgcccgGCCGCAGCCCAGCAAGCGGCCGCCGAGCGCCGCGGAGCCCGGGCGGCAGAAGGGCCCTGCGGGCAAGAAGGCGAAGGCGATCCGCAAGTTAACCTTCGAGGACGAGGTGACCACGTCCCCCGTGCTGGGGCTGCGCATCAAGGAGGGCCCGGTGGAGGCTCCGGCCCGGGCGCGGAGCGGCTGCGCCCGACCGCTGGGCGAGTTCATCTGCCAGCTCTGCAAGGAGGAGTACGGGGACCCGTTCGCGCTGGCGCAGCACCGCTGCTCCCGCATCGTGCGGGTGGAGTACCGCTGCCCCGAGTGCGACAAGGTCTTCTCCTGCCCCGCCAACCTCGCCTCTCACCGCCGCTGGCACAAACCGCGTCCGCCCGCCGCCAAGAGCGGCCCCGAGCCGGGCCGAGCGCCGCCGGAGGAGCCGCCGAAGGAGCCGGGAGCGGGCAGCGGCAGCGAGCGGGACACGCCGAGCCCCGGCGGCGGCTCGGAAGCGGGCTCCGAGGAGGGGCTCTTCGAGTGCCCCCGCTGCGCCAAGCGGTTCCGCCGCCAGGCCTACCTGCGCAAGCACCTGCTGGGCCACCAGCCCCCCGAGCCCGCAGCCGAGGAGCCGCCCGCACCGCCGCCCGCAGAGTGCCGCCTGTGCCCGGTGTGCGGGGAGACCTTCCCCAGCAAGAGCAGCCAGGAGCGGCACCTCCGCCTGCTGCACGCCGCGCAGGTCTTCCCCTGCAAGTACTGCCCGGCCACCTTCTACAGCTCGCCCGGCCTCACCCGGCACATCAACAAGTGCCACCCGTCGGAGAACAGGCAGGTGATCCTGCTCCAGGTGCCGCTGCGGCCCGCCTGCTAG